The genomic segment TTAAACATGACGAAAGCAAAGGAACATTTGCCGTTCTTTTATTTTAGAAAGAGTTCTAATCACAACTTAGTTTCTATTGTTATTGCACATGTTCAAAACCTTGCTCGTCAAACTcaattgcaagaaaaaaaaaagctgaacAGGTACTTGATATCAACCACAAAAGAAAGGATTTAGAAAATAACAAAATTGTAAAACTATTAATAGTAATGCTACACATGATTCTATACTTTGTATCCTAAAAACATGTCGGCAAATGTCTTCTTTTATTTAATATGTGTTTGTGATTAGCTTTCCTCATCCATATAAGGTTTACTAGACTGAATCTTCCATCTAACTAAAAGTTGAGTACATGGGATCCATTGTTCATTTTATATTGTGGTCCTTATCTCAATCTTATTCTTATTTTGCTGCATATATTGAGGACCATTGCCTACCATAGCTAAATAGAGTATGAAAATATTAGACAGCTAAATAGCATCACCTTTGCATCCGCATGATCTCGATGAAGATGCAAAAGAATTAAAATCTAAATATATAACTTTATTATAATAAGAAAAATGGAATATTTTACATAGGATTTCAAATATTTATGTTATGAATAGATAGATTAGGAAGCATTCCATGTATTAACCCAGGTATCATGTACTCTTCGGCATCCAAATAGACTTTTAAATTAAAGGATAAATCTATTTGCTTTCCTCAAATAGTCCAATCCCCAAGAGGCTTCACTCGTATAAGACCGGCAGACTAGGCCAAAGATCATCTGATCGACCTCAAACATCATACCATCACCACTACAATGAGTTCTCGCATCCAAGCGCGGGAACCATCAGAGTAGGACACATGGTAGGCATCCACAGCGATCATTACGCTGTTTCCTGCTCTGTGCGGACCAGCTGCTCTTTCTCCGACTCCAGATCGGGTTGCGAATCTTCCATCACCATCAAAGGTTCCGTAGGTTTGAATCATAAGACGAGGTCACGCTGCATGTCTACTTCCACTCTTTTTGACCAGCTAAAAGGCGACTAAAAGTCACACCGCCTCGTTGTGGTGCACTTGAGCTGTCCTCAAGTCTAACTCCAAAATCCCCATAACCATCACGTGTCGCATTTCTTGAACCGGATTGGACCGGTCCAAGTTGAGATCAAATCGAGCCGGTTCGAACCAATCAATCCGGTCTAAAATCCTCGGAACCACTGAATTGTTTCACATATATGTGGTTCCATATATGCTTGTAGTTTATCAGATAATTGATGGTGGGTTTTGGGAGATAGAGTGGCCTAGGTCTGAACCGGGCTCGAATGGATACTTGGAATTCAGAACATTTTTAGAAACATAGACAAGAGTTCCAACAAATATCTCAAGATACGTTTAataatgattaaatatttttataatcgaAATGGCTATTGAAATCCTTAGATTAGTTGAATTAATTTGCACCGTCGTCATTAGTACACAATAATCCATCCCATAATCTTATGGATGTGACAACTTGTACGCGTTTTTCTATCTTAATCTCTAACACTTGAAAGACTTACCAGACCTTCTTGTCTCCCAAGAGGAGGCGGCTTGGTTACGTGTCTCTGTccaatcatttattttttattcgtTTGAAAGTTGGAGTATCTTCTAAGCATTCACATTTGCCCTTGTTTGGAATATAACATTCCTAGAATCCATGACAtgtaagggtatgtttggatgttCATACTTGTATTACAAATATTGAGAATAACACTAGAAGTGCCATCACTTACCTCTTAAAACTGATAGCAAACATAACTTGTGTCCTACCATTGCAAAATAActccaatctaaaagctaaTACATTTGGAGAAGACGAGCATTGTTTAATTTGAATTTCTCAAATAGATATTTTAGATAGGTAGTAGAGTTTTtccctttaaaaaaaatagaatgagAGAAAGCCTGACTGAATTTAGGAGAGGGTATAATTTGCGCCTAGATCACCGGTGTCGATATCCAATTACTCTACCAAGTCAGCTAGCACCCTATCTGTGGAAATTAAGGGAGACTAGATGCATTTAGAATAATATGTAGAAAAAATAAGATGATACCCATTTTTATTGTGGTGGAGTTTTCAATCTCATCTGTGAAAAGTTGTATTAATGTAGTGCTCTCCAAAATGATTTGCATTATCTCATAATGAACCAAGGATTATCAAGTAATGGTCTTTGCATTTCCTCCTATATCACCCTTGCTATGCCTCATCTTCTCAATCAAGACAAGGGTTTCAATATTATGGATTCCCCACTCGCATAAATGATATCAGGCTAGTAGGGCAGCATGGCATTCAAAGGCTACCTAAATGCACGTAAGAAGCATTTGCCAGAAGGAAACAAAGCTCATAAAAACAGAGGATAAAAAAGACAACATATGATTCATGCAACTAAGTTTGGTGCTACTTCATCgatcattggctttggttctgAGTGCATGGTGCTCAGATATATTAAGCTTTCACAAATATAGCCATCAATTAAGAAccttaataaattcatattgTCTTCTACTGCAATAAAAGAAACAAAGGAGGAGCTTGCCTCACATGAATACCAGAGTCTAGCATCCTCCCTTCGCTTTGTGCCACCTCTCCTTCAGCGAACCATCATGGGAGCTGATCATCTTGTAGGAGCTCTTTCAAAATAATTCATTTGCAAGGGAATATGCCCTTAACAATAAATTTTGCTAGATTGTTCAGGTACATGAAACATGAATGTAGACATGATTCTAAAGAGTGTTATTGTACGCTTAAGTTATGGATATGGTTAGACTAGAAAGTTCAGATCCTCTATGGCGGATGTTTCGCACCGAAAAGAGCTGTATACTATTTGGTGAAAGTCAGAGATGAACAATTGTCATGCCAAgatattgcagatcacatcagATTACGTGTGCGTGTCGCTCTTAAATGTTTGATAGCTATCTGTCTTCGAGATTGAATAACGTGGCGGCCATCGAGAGGGGTACATATCTTTGCAGTAAAAAGCATACACCATAAAAGATCTCTTTTAGTGTAAATCTTTATCGTAATCGAACTATTACGTTCGGGAACATACCtaatttcttctctcttctataATTTCTTCGCTAGTACTGCACCGGGAACATATATCTTAACATAAAAGTGTCATGGTAGAACATAAGTAAATATATAATGCCACACGATAATATTCACTTTGTTTGCTTTTCCAAACATAATAATACATTCACCTGTATTCACGTGAAATTTTTCTACATCGATATCTTTGATATCCCAAACACAAATCAACACCCAACCATCCCCTCTCTTAAAAATTAAAGGATGTTGCCCTTACAGTTTACAACAGCGGATCCCACAGCGATCCCTGCACCCAATCGTCCAGCTCACCGGTATCATTGGACCAGACTGGTGGGGCCAGCAGCATGGCCTCCGCCAGCTCCACCCACATCTTGGGCGAGTCGAGCCCGAGTTCGTCATTCCACGGCCACTCGGACGCCGTCGAGCCGGAGCTGACGGGGCTCGACCGGGCGAATTCCTGCCTCAACCGGACCCTGGCGGCGGCTTCGAGGGCTGCGGACCGGATGTCGCTCGGGTCGGAGCTGGCGGGCCGGGGGAGCTGGTCGACGGCCTCGGGGAAATTGAGGCGAGCGTCGCGGCCCTTGAGCCTCAGCGCGGCGACGTCGTGGGCGGCGGCAGCCATCTCGGCCGACTCGAAGCTTCCGAGCCAAATTCGTGTCTTCTTGCCAGGTTCTCGGATCTCGGAGACCCACTTGCCCCACTTCCTCTTGCGTACTCCCCGGTAGTTCGTCGCCGGCACGCCGGCATCCGCCGTGGCTACTTTGCTCTCATGTTCCATTTCCGTGCGCTTATGGAGACAGAGAGTGTAAGAATATCGTGGTGGCGTTGGGGGAGTAAGGCTGTAAGGGTGTGGAGAGTATATATAAGCGAGGTGACGGTGTTATTGGCCACATGCGAAGGTTGTTAGAGTGAGCGAGCTTCCGAGTAGCTACGTAAAGGAGCAATATAATAATTTGGGGTGAATTTTTATGAGGATCGCATGCATTGCACTTGAGAAATCGGATGGATACAAGGGGGGGAATGGATAAACGTTCGAGATGTCTTAAGTAAGAGGATATTGGGACAACGGAGCCGCTATTTTAAGCTGGGAGGAGACAGCTGGATCACCGaaggaagagggggagggggtggcGTCGCGATCACATTCTGGCGTCCATTAACGAGGGTGTCAGCGTGAGCTTTGAATGTCGCGTGGGTCCCGATTTAAGGGGTCGGGGGAGGTGGGGATCGGCACGTGGCGGTTGACCGTAGCACGGATGGAGACGGGGAGAAGGCGTACGGATCAGATGGCTACAAAGGGAGATCAGGGCGGCCGGGCCAGGGTGGCGCTTTTCCACCGAAGGGCTGAGAGGCGTTTGTACTGGCGGACACCTGGTCTTTAACATTCGTGCCATCGCAAGATGCACGGGTTTGAATCTGTGGGCGGATGGGAGAGCGGTACGTGGCAGGACAGGCATGGGCCTACGAATCTGGGAAAGTGATGGGCTAAAGATTTGGACTCGTGTGGATGGGTCCAAACACGGGGGCTTGGGACTGGGTTCAATGTAGCCAGCTAGTAAAGCATCCATGGGGACCGGGTCCAGTTCAGTACGGACCTGATCCAGTTGCGTTTTGTTCCATCAGAATGGGGCATCGAACACTGTGGGCAATGCTTTGTGCATGATGGGTTTGATATTATCTGAGAGGTGGAGGCCAAGGAAGTGAGAGAAGTATATAGGAGGAATAGAAAGAGATGGATGGGGTATATCTTCAACTAGAACTATCATGAAGAcagaaaaaataatgataacaaATAGGGAGGCCTTTTTGGTCGCATGTCGAACTTAATCTCAATAATCATTGTTATTAAGCATGGGAACACCATAAGTTGTATCttttcttaagaaaaaaaaacttaaattgtGTCTCAAAGTTGTATTTGGCTCGATCAATCTAGTGTCTCTCAGAATTTGGTTAGGCCTACGCAAGCTTAAGTCACATGCTTACATATACTGGCATAATGCTAAGTAGAAACACATAgcttttttatccttattttcaGTTTAGAACATTTCGACCTGAAATCAAGACAATCCAAGttgtagaatttttttttatcatggtGGATGCTAAATGCCGTATCATCACTCAAATCGCATGAGATCCAAATCTCGCCCTATTACATCCACCGATTTTGAGGGATGTGGTTGGACCGTGTAAATAATTCTCCTAAGCATCAAACACGTTCACACATGACTTCCATACACTTTATCATCCTTTCTGCTTCACTATTTTTGCAACAATGATTGCACAACTTCTATCACAATTGTACTCTTATCTATCTTATCGATTTAACCTTTCAAAGGATGTGCAATCGAATGATTGAGGTGATACCAAATGAATCCACACtaaattattttcctttttctatTCATTTAGTTGGAACAGTGATTGATGCGTTCTTTATCCTGCTACGACCAAATCACCACGCAAATGGCAGGCCGACCAATTCTAACAGTGCCGCCATATCTTACCATCAGAATTAGGAGCTATGCCATCAGAATCTGAAGCAAAGTAACAAAAACTGGGTGGTGACGATATTATATCCTATATAAAACTATGAGGGACCATAGTATTAGATATTATATTCTAATTGCAACTATGGGGACCATGGTGTGATGGCATCACTTTGCTGCTGGAGGAGAGAAAGAAGCTTCGTAGCTGCTGTGTTAAGGGAAAAGAAACACCTCCCCTCCGCCCCCACTCTTGCTGACGACTGTGAGGAACATAGATTAGAGGAGCTCATTTTATCTATTTTAGTGCAGCTTCCtctgaatctttttttttggagaatatCTATTGCATGATGAgatcagaaagatttaaggaatTTCAATTTATGGGCACCGTCGATGTAAAACGTAATGATCCCATAAGCATTATCTCATCCGTTTTTTAGATCATTGTCTGGAAACTTGGAAGCAGCACAAATTTTCTCTGATTCTTTACTAACTAAAACAGCTTACACTATGTCTACATATTAATAAAGATCAAAATTATGCTAGTTTGATGATAAAGTTGCCACATATTGCTCTTGTCATGGTGACACATTGCTCTAAAACTTGGTGTTCCAACTTGAAATAAGTCATATCCTTGCAGATCGGAATGCTTGTTCATCATTATAATTCTGCACGTATTGGCAGTTTGGCACGCTAATTTCTCGTTGACTGAGCGTGGGGAGTATGTTCAAAAGGTGGTCCTTTTCTTATCTATCCAGATGGAGCTTTCTTAAGATCTTTTGATAGCTGGAGCTTTCTCCTAATTGGTTGTGGAGCAAATGGGCAGCATTACGGCTGGATTTGCTGTCTCTTGTGTCTGGGATCTATTCGAGGCACCGCCAGAAAAACGTAATCATGCCGTAAGCCATGTCTCATCTGTGCGAGCTCATTCCCTGGGAGCTGGAACCGGCACAAGTTTTCTCCAATTCTCTACTATTCAATGCAGCTGCACTCCATTGAAGACCATGTAAAGCTGCTGTAATGGTGATGCAATGTTTTTAGGAGTGGACTCAGAGTTGGGACATATTCCTGGTTCAATCATCCGTAGAATCATCAGCTCTTGTAAGTGATCCAACTCAAACACTAAGTAATCTGGCTTGGAACCCAACCATGATTTTCTGATGATATATGTGATCTGATTGAGTTC from the Phoenix dactylifera cultivar Barhee BC4 chromosome 14, palm_55x_up_171113_PBpolish2nd_filt_p, whole genome shotgun sequence genome contains:
- the LOC103704771 gene encoding ethylene-responsive transcription factor ERF038 → MEHESKVATADAGVPATNYRGVRKRKWGKWVSEIREPGKKTRIWLGSFESAEMAAAAHDVAALRLKGRDARLNFPEAVDQLPRPASSDPSDIRSAALEAAARVRLRQEFARSSPVSSGSTASEWPWNDELGLDSPKMWVELAEAMLLAPPVWSNDTGELDDWVQGSLWDPLL